From the genome of Gimesia chilikensis:
ACCGGAATGCCGAAAATAAAACGAAACGTTTTCCCGTAGTCTACTATCTGCACGGCGGGCGTCCCGGCAGCGAAACCAAAAGCGTGAAACTGGCTCAGTATATCGATAAGCAAATCTCTGCAGGCAAGGTCGATCCCATGATCTATGTCTTCGTTAACGGAGGACCGGTGAGTCATTACAACCTGCCGGACCGTAAGCACGCCATGGGGGCAGACGTCTTCGTCAAAGAACTGATTCCGCATATCGATGCCACTTATCGCACTATTGCCGATCGCAAAGGCCGTGCGATTGAAGGATTTTCCCAGGGAGGCCGGGGAACGACACGTATCATGTTCAAACATCCGGAACTCTTCTGTTCCGCGGCACCGGGCGGTGCTGGCCAGGCGACGGAAAAACGGATCTCAGAGAACAATGGGCGCGAAAGTGAAAACCTGGTCTTTGTCCCGGGGGATAACACTTATGATCTGGCCCGTAAATATGCGAAGGATCCTCAGCCCCCCCTGCGTATTTTGATTCACGTTGGTACAAAGGGCTTCAACTATGAGAATAATCTCGCCTACATGGAATTTCTGAAATCGCTCAAGATCCCTTTCGAGACATTGATTGTCCCTGACGTTCCTCACAGTGCGCAGCAGATCTATCAGAAGGAAGGTCTGAAACTGATGCAGTTCCATGCGGAGAATTTTCGTCAGGCAGCGCAACAGAAGTCTTGAACGGGAACTGGCTGCAGCCAGATTTCAAGACCGCGGCAGGCGTTTGAGCAGGCGGCGGGCCTTACTTTTCCAGCGGACAAATTTCCGTGCGATACCGCGGGGACTGGCATTAATATCCAGCAGCATACCCTGCAGTGTCTTGCGGGCGGCCTGATGATCGCCGGCTTCTGCTTCGAGTGTAGCCAGCA
Proteins encoded in this window:
- a CDS encoding alpha/beta hydrolase, producing MMYPNHILRASLAALVSVLLFSVPVQGQKQQKKQKPFQWVNELKQEYQGVTHATFRSPSMNVDVGYCIYLPPQYRNAENKTKRFPVVYYLHGGRPGSETKSVKLAQYIDKQISAGKVDPMIYVFVNGGPVSHYNLPDRKHAMGADVFVKELIPHIDATYRTIADRKGRAIEGFSQGGRGTTRIMFKHPELFCSAAPGGAGQATEKRISENNGRESENLVFVPGDNTYDLARKYAKDPQPPLRILIHVGTKGFNYENNLAYMEFLKSLKIPFETLIVPDVPHSAQQIYQKEGLKLMQFHAENFRQAAQQKS